The DNA window ACTGAATGCAGCTTGATGTTTCTATGTCTTTATGAATAGTCTCCCGAATAAATCAAAGAATAGGTTGGACTATGAAAGAGAAGCTCAATGTATGTATTGTCGGACCATTTAACTTAGGCGTTATTGCGCTGGAACAGTTGGGGCATTCTGTTTTCAAAGTTCCTCATCATTCAGAGATATTTTGCAATTTGCCGGAACTGCTCAAAAAAAATAAATTTACCCCAGACATCGTGTTGCAGGTCGAGAACCTCGGTAGGCGGACACTCATTCAAGGGCTGGACGATTTTGATTGTCCGACTATTTTTTGGGCTACGGATCCGCATCTGAATTTGCACTGGCACAATTCCTACACTAAGCTGTTTGATCAGGTCTTATCCACCCAAAAGTCCATTGTGCCATCGTTCAAGGAGGAGGGGCTTTCCGATGTTCGATGGCTCCCCAGATTTGCATATGACATGGTTTCACCTCCTATTGCCGACCGGAAAAACGATATTGCCTTTGTGGGAAGGTTGAGTGATCAGCGTCCTGGTCGCAAGTGGATGATTGACTTTATCAAAAAATTGGCCGGCGACCGTCCTTTTCCGGTCGAGCAATCCTTAAGCCATAGTGATATGTTGGCATTGTATCAGGATACCAAAATAATCCCCAATGAATCCATTCTGGGAGAGGTTAATTTTCGCCTTTTTGAAGGCGCTTCCGGTGGTTGCCTGTTGCTCACTCAAGATCTCGGAGATGAACAGGCTTCATTGTTTGAACCAGGGCGAGAAATAGACACATACGCAGATGTTGTGGAGTTGGAAGAAAAACTGAAGTTGTATTTAGGTAATGATAGCTTGATTCAAACCATGGGGCAGGCTGCTCATGAACGGGTTCAATCCGAGCATTTGCCAATTCACCGAGTAGAGCGGATTTTGCAATACGCAAAGGATACAGCACGTAACAGAGTGTCAGGGCCTGATGCTAAAAAATGGGAAGCGATTACAGTGGCATCCATGTGGGAGTCAGGCATGCTTGATTTTCCGGTTAGTGATGTGCTGTCACGTCTTGCTTCCTTAAAGCAGGATCAGCATGTAGTTGTCGCCACGCTTCGCATACAAGCCGTGGTCGGTGTGAACTCGGTGATGGAAGATAATTTAATGAGCTTGCTTGGAGGTAAGCTATACGAAAATTCTTTTTGCTTGAATTTGACTTGCTCGACTGCGGCTCTGCGCCTTGGTAACTGGAATATGGCAAAGGCATTTTGGTATCGACATTTGAAGTCTGCTGATCTCATTAATAAACTACCGCCCAAAACTCCGAAAGATCTTCTTATTCTTTGGGCTAAGGAACTCAAGCAACGCAAGCTTATTTTTCGGGGAGGGTTTCCGTTTAACGCTAGAAATCATTTGCCGCATACTGCAATAGATTGTCTAATTATCCTTTATGAGGCAGATCCGGGAGATTCTGAGGTTTTGCGACTTATTGATGTTATGCTGCGTTCTCGTAAGGAACTGGATCAGGCTCGAGGTAGCTTCCTTTCTTCACTTGCTTCGAATTCATTAAACGACTGGCGGCTTACATTTGAGTTGGCTATGACTAATTTACATAGCTATCGGCTTGATGATGGCTTGAATAAAATGGTGCTGGCGAGAGATATAGCTCGAGAACAAGGTCAGGAGAAAGCGTTTATTATGGCCTTGAAGTGCCGTGACAAATCGGGGCAAATTTCCAAACGGTTGAGGAATAATTGATCTGGAAAACATTGAGAAGGGTGGTAGGGAAAGCGACATATTTCAAATAAGAAAAAGGGTATTAATCGTAAGATTAATACCCTTGTACTTTAGTGGCGGAGTCGAAGGGACTCGAACCCTCGGCCTCCGGCGTGACAGGCCGGCGTTATAACCAACTTAACTACGACTCCGCATATATATAATAAAGCGCGTTAAGCAACGCTTATTAGCAGTTTGTGGTAGGCGAAACAGGGCTCGAACCTGTGACCCTCGGCTTGTAAGGCCGATGCTCTTCCAGCTGAGCTATTCGCCCACGAATTCAGTTTGTCAAACTGAAGGCTGTGATTGAACTTCCTGCACCTTGATGCGTTTCCGTATTGCTCACTGCCACGAGGAGGGATACTGCCGATGAGTGCCCATTTTGTCAAACTGTTTTTTAAATATATTTAAAATAATTTTTAACTATTAGTTTTTATTTGGTTTTTATGTATGGCTTCAGCGTACTTTTCCATGCTTTCAATAGGATTAGCGGTCTGAAAAATGTTCCGGCCTATGCAGCATCCTTTGCAGCCTGATTCTAACCCGCGCAAACTATTGGTTATTGTGCTTTCCATTGTCTGTCCCAGCGGGCCTCCTGTCACCAGAACGGGAACGGGGCTTGCTTCAACTGCTTTGCGGAATGCATCGCCGTTGTTCGGGTAGGGAACAGAGACAACGTCCGGCCCCAGTTCTGCTCCTATGCGGATGCAGTGGGCTATAAGGCTTGAATCGTGCTCGTTTACAATCTGGCTTCCTCTTGCAAAGACTGTTGCCAGTACTGGGATTCCTAGCTGATGCGCTTCGTCTGTGATTTCTCCCAGATCGGAAAGCATGCGGTCTTCCAGTTCATTGCCGATATTGACGAGTACGGAGACAGCATCCGCTCCCAGTCGCAGTGCTTCCTGAATAGAGCAGACAATGCTCTTGTTGTATGATGGCGAGCCGTGTCTCGTGCCCGCATTCATCTGCAAAATCATGCATATGTCAGCAGGGATCAGATGACTGAAATGTCTGGCAAGACCTTTGTTAAGGATAACACCCTGCACTCTTGAGGTGGGCAGAGCTTCCAAAATAGTCGGGATTGCGCCTAACCCTTCAATCATGCCTTCGTTTGCACCGTGATCCAAGGCGAGAATCAGTGAATTCCCGCTTTCTTTGTCAAATAGTCGTTTCAAGCGACGGTCGGTTCCGTTCATTAAATCCTCGTATATTTTAAAATCTATTTTTCTGTCCAGATAAAGCGACTGCCTTTTTTACCTGTAAATCCTAAAAGCAGTTGCTTGAAGTATAATCCCACAGGACCTTTGCCTTTTGCCGGAGCAGGCAGGCTTTGGCCTGAAAATAATTTTGCAAGATCTTCAGCATTTTCAATCACGAGTGCTGATTTTGCCGGATTCTCCGGCAGCAGTGCGCGTGCGAATGGATTCGGTCTGAACTTCTTACCGGAAATTTTGCCGAGTGGATATCCCTGCCAGCGTATATCCGGTGGAAGCATGTTCAGCGCGTGCCTGTTAAGGAACATTGCTTTACCTTTAAAATCATAAATTTCGCCGTCCGGCAGAGCAGAAAAGTCTATCGCTTCAGGGTATTCCAGCTTTTTTAAATCAAGTAACTGTCCCGGCAGAGGGGCTGTTTCAGGGTGTTCCGGTTCCCCGTTTCCGGGTTTTCGCAGCCCGCAAACATAAAAACCCTGACCGCCGCCTGAGCCGTCTACCCGTAACACGCCATCCATCTCAGGTAAAAGCGGATCAGCAATAGTGAATCCGGAGGGATGCGGAAGTTTAACCAGCTCAAAGCCCAGTTCTTCCACTGCAAAACGGGTTTGCTCCTCATTTTCCTGAACATTGGTGGTGCACGTTGAATATACTACGTTGCCGCCGGGAGCCAGCAGCTCAAAAGCTTTTGCTAAAAGCTGGCGTTGTAAAGCTACTAAAGGAACAGTCTTTTCGCCTGACCAAAGTTCCATTGCCTTAGGGTTCTTGTTAATAGTTCCCCATCCGCTGCATGGCGGGTCCAGCAGAATATATTTCCATCCGTTAGCGGGTAGCGGAAGCTTTTGTGATTCATAGCTGACTGTTGCTGAATTTATAGCTTGTACGCGCCTTAAATTCTGTCGCAGCAAGGCCAGTCTGTCTTTTGAAGGTTCACTGGCAAGCACAAAGCCGTCATGCCCGACTAATCTGGATAAAATTCCTGTTTTACTGCCCGGACTTGCGCACATGTCCAGCACTTTAGCTCCTGCCGGAGGGTTAAGCATAAGTGGCGGAAGCATGGAGGAGCGATCCTGTATATAGATTCGGCCGAATCTTGAGGCAAGTGAATCGCCTAGCGGAAAAGGTTCTTTTTCAAGTCTCCGAGCCATAGAATAAAATGGTTCAGGGCTGAATTCAAAGCCTTGCGAACGCAAAAGTTCTTCAACTGCGGGTATGTCTTTTTCTGAGCAGACAAGTCTGAATGTTCGAAGATTGTTTGTCATAATATATAATTAGAAAAATGAAGGTAAGCTTTTTTGGCGGAATCAGCTTGGTATGATAAATTTTACTTTACAGGTTGCTTAAAAGCATTCCAAATACATGTCGCATAATAATCAGGGCTGAACGAGATTTACTGCGTACGGCTCTTTAAAGCGAAGCAAAACAGATAAAACAGGGCAGGACATTTGACAAGTAGCCTTTTGGGCTGTTTCCATGTTTAGCTTTGCGTCTCAGTCCGTAAGCTGTTACAAGTTTTTTACCCGTTTTGCTTATATGGAAAGTCAAATAGCCAAACCTTTTTCAGGGATATTCTGAATGTGGTGCGGCATTACATTAGTAATTTAAAATATATAACGTATATTTCCGAAAGCAGTCTGCTTTTTGGGGAGGATTCAGTACATGTCATTAAGACGTTTTACAGTTTTTCTTATTGTAGCCATTTCTATTTTCACAGCAGGTTCAGCTTTTGCTGAAGCCCGCACATACGCAGTGTATCCTTTTGAAGTTAATGGGCCGGCTCAATATAAATATCTTAGCCGCGGCGTTCAGACTATGCTCATTTCCCGTTTAAACTGGACAGGACATTTTGAGCCGCTTGCAGCCTCAAAGGAGCTGTCTGAGGCTGACCGTCCTACTTCAAAAATTACGGAAATTAAAAGCGCGCAAAAACTCGGAGTAGATTATCTTGCTCTCGGCGGGCTTACAATTGTCGGCACAGACGTAGCTATCGACCTGCGCATGGTTGATAAAGACGGAAAGTTTTGGACAAAGAGTGCTAAAACAACAATGGAAGGACTTATCCCCGCTCTGGACACCATTGCTACAGAGGTTAAAGGGCAGTTGTTTGAAAAGCCCGGCAGCAAGGTTGCAAGTGATGAAGAAAAAGCTCGTGAAGATGCCCGTCCTAAAGAAGCTTTAAATCCTGAATTTATTTCTGCATCTTCCGCATCTGTTGCTATGCAAAGCACTGTTAACCCTCAATTCAGATACGAAGGCGGAACAGAGACTCCAGGTCGCTGGCGCAGCCAAAGCATTGATTTTGTGAATCGCGGTGGATTTGTTGCGGATGTAACAGGTGATGGTAAGCAAAATCTCGTAATGCTGTCCGATGCTGATGTTAAAGTTTTTGATGTAGACGAACAACGTTTGAAAGAGGTTGCTTCATATCAATACCCATCAAGATCTAACGGTATCAGAATCAGTGGTATTGATATCGGTAAAGACGGAGTAACAGAAGTAGTTCTTTGCGTTATAATGGAAGATAGACCGTATTCGTATATTATTTCTTTTAAGAACAAGACTCCTAAGGTTCTCATAGATCGTTTCAGTAATTTTTTAAATGCAGTCCGTCTTCCTCCAAACTTTTCAGAAAGCTTGCTTGGGCAGAAGTATGACTCCAGCCGTACCTTTTATTCTAAAAGCGTGACGGAATATATGTATTCAAATGGTGAACTTGTTCCTATCAGACATTTGGCTGTTCCTGAATTTGCCAATGTTTTCAACACTTCATTTCTTCCTGGAAAGGATGATTACAAGGTGCTCGTTCTTAATAAATATGGTAGAATTTCTGTTTACAATAAAGCTCTTGAACCTTTGTATGAAAGTCAGGATTCTTATAACTCAGCTGACGTAAAATTTGAGACACCTACTAAGCTGGTTGGATTCGGATCTGAGAACAAGAAGAATAAAATGGAGCATTATTACTTTGTTCCTATGCCTATAACGGTCACTTCTATTTCTGACCCTACTAAGCTTGAGGTTCTTTTGAATAAAGATATCTCGGTTGCTTCACAGGTTTTTTCTAATTATAAAAGTTTCTCACAGGGCGAAATCCATTCTGAATACTGGGATGGAGTGGGCCTAAGCCTTGCATGGAAAACACGTCGCATCAAAGGAACTGTAACTTCATATGGAGTCGCCGATATTGATAATGACGGCGAGAATGAATTGTATTGCATTTTGAATACGTACCCCGGGGCGCTTGGGGTAAAATTCAGAAAAACTTTAATTATTGCTTATGAGCTTACTCTCGGGAAGTAATAGCTAAAATTTGGCCCCCTGTTTTTGCCGGGGGCCTTTTTTTTATTGAAAAATCAGCTTTATTGGAGGGAATTTTCATGATTAAAGGGAAAAGATTCGGTAGCCTGTTTCTGTTTTTACTGGGCTTTGCTGTGCTGTTTTGTTCAGTTCCTTCTCTGCATGCTGCGGAAGTCAACTTGAGTTATGCAAATTTTCCGCCTGCCAAGACATTTCCATGTGTACAGATGGAACGTTGGAAGCAGGAAGTTGAAAAAAGAACTTCCGGTAAAGTTCAGATTCAGACTTATCCCGGATCGACATTGCTGGGAGCTAAGAATACTTTGCGCGGAGTTATGCAGGGGCAGGCGGATATCGGTTGCATCAGCATTGCTTATCACCCGGGAGTCTTCCCGTTGTGCTCTGTCTTTGAACTTCCCTTGGGATTTACAACATCCACTTCTGCAAGTCTTGCGTTATGGGATCTTTTCCAGAAGCATCAGCCTCAGGAATTTAAGAAATTTAAAGTGCTGACTATGTTTACTTCTGCTCCTTCAAACCTGATGACGAAAACCCCCGTCCGTTCTCTCGGTGATTTAAAAGGCATTGAACTGCGTGCGTCAGGTATCCTTTCTAAAATTCTGGATTCAATCGGGGCAACTCCTGTTTCCATGCCGATGTCTGAAACTCCTGAAGCATTACAGAAGGGCGTGGTTAAAGGGCTGTTTTCTTCTTTTGATGTTTTAAAAGATATGAATTTCGCTGAAATATGCCGCTATGAAACTGTAACCAATACAGCTGTTTATCCCTTTGCCGTCATCATGAATAAGAGTTCCTGGGACGGACTCCCTGATGATGTGAAAAAAGTTATGACCGACCTCGGCCGTGAACAGGCTGAGTGGACCGGAAAGTACATGGACCAGCATGTGGAGGATTCCCTTGCATGGTCTAAAGAAAAGTACGGTATCGAGCTGATTACTATGCCCGAAGCGGATATGCAGACAATTAAAGAAAATACTATGCCGCTCATCAACGATTGGAAAACAAAAGCAGCTGAGACTTCTATTGACGGAGATGCAGTTTTATCTGAAATAGAAACGTCTCGCGTTAAATACGATCCTGCAAAGTAATTAAAGTATTGAAAAATCTCCCCGCCGCTAAATGGCGGGGAGTCCTTAAAATAAGCCTATGATCGATAAGTTAGAAAAATTCACTGTCATTTTATGCCGTATTTTATCATGGATTGCGGGCATATCCCTTACCTTAATGGTTGTGCTGGCCTGTACTAATATGGTTTTTCGTGCAACATGGGTTCCTGTGAAAGGGACTTTTGAGTTGATGGGGTTTTTCGGAGCCATAGTTGCAGGTTTCTCACTTGCCTTTTCTCAGCTGTACAGGAGTCATATTTCGGTAGGATTATTATTTAATAAATTTCCTAGACCGGTACAGATTTTTCTGGACGCTCTGAGCGCGTTTGCCTCCTGCTTATTCTTCGCATTTTGCGCGAAAGAATCCGCTAAGTGGGGAATGTTTTTATTTGATCTGGGCGAAGTTTCGGAAACACTCGGAATTGAATTTTATCCTTTTGTCTTCGCGCTGGCTTTCGGATGTGCAATGATGTCCTTTGTTTTATTGCTTGATCTTGTCAGAATCCTTTCCGGAAAAGAACCTCTTAAGCTAGTTTAAGCGCGCGGTTGTACTCATATGGAACCAATTACTATAGGCTTTGTCGGCATTATATGCCTGTTGCTGTTGATTTTTATAATGCGTATTCCCGTAGGTTTTGCCATGGGGATCATAGGCTTTATCGGGTTTGCAAAAGTACTCAATCTTAAAGCCGCTTACGGCATGCTCGGTACTGAAGTCTGGAATGTGTTTTCTTCTTACGGTCTGACAGTAATCCCGCTTTTTATTCTTATGGGGCAGATTTGTTTTTACTCCGGCGTTAATGAACGGCTGTATAAATCTGCTTATGCATGGATGGGGCATATTCGCGGCGGTATTGCTATGGCAACTGTGCTAGCGTGTGCCGGATTTGCTGCAATCTGCGGTTCCAATACCGCTACAGCTGCCACTATGAGTACTGTCGCTCTGCCGGAAATGAAAAAATTTCGCTATAATCCTATTTTAAGCACCGGTTCGGTTGCTGCCGGAGCAACTCTCGGGGTTGTTATTCCGCCGAGTGTGGTTCTTATTATCATCGGTCTGCAAACCGGAGAGTCTATAGGACATCTTTTCTTAGGCGGCGTCATTCCCGGTATTCTTTTATGCGGTTTGTTTTTGGTGACAGTCTTCGGCATGTGCGTGCTCCACCCGGAATGGGGGCCGGCCGGACCGGAAGTCAGCTTTAAAGAAAAGCTCAGATCGCTTCCGGGGTCTATTGAAATGATAGTTCTTTTTCTACTTGTCATGGGCGGATTATTCGCAGGTTGGTTTACACCGACTGAGGCCGGAGCAGCCGGATCTGCTTTTGCTTTGCTGATAAGTATTGTTTCGCGAAAAATGACCTTTAAACTCTTTGTAGCGGCGGTGACCGATACTTTGAAGGTCTCATGCATGATTATGGTGGTTATCGTCGGAGCGATCATTTTCGGGCGTTTTCTCGCTATAACAAGGCTGCCTTTCGAAGCTGCGGGTATGGTCGCCGGATTAGCTATTCCGCCTACTGTTATTATTTTATTGATATGTGTGATTTATGTCATCGGCGGAATGATTATGGACGCCCTTGCTCTTTTACTGATTACTATTCCGATTTTCTTTCCTATGGTTGTCGCCATGGGATATGATCCCATCTGGTTCGGCGTGCTTATCACTATTGTAACGACCATGGGGGCTATAACTCCGCCTGTCGGAGTTACTACCTTTATTGTTGCTTCAATGGCGGAAGATGTCGCCATTGATAGAGTTTTTTTAGGAGTCAGTTATTTTATGTTTGCTTATGTAGGACTCATAGCTCTTCTTTTAGTCGCGCCTGAAATAGTAACTTTTCTGCCCAGATTGATGGGTTAGTTTTTAATAGCTATGTCTGCTGAATTTATTACAGTTACAAGTGCAGAAGACGGTCAAAAACTGGTGCGTTTTCTTGAGCGGAGAGTGGGGAGTAAAATACCGCGTTCTGCTGTTATGCGCTGGATCCGCAAAGGTAATGTGCGTATTGATAAGGGACGCTGTAAGCCGTTTGATCTTGTTAAAGCAGGCCAAGTTGTACGCATTC is part of the Desulfovibrio gilichinskyi genome and encodes:
- a CDS encoding class I fructose-bisphosphate aldolase; translated protein: MNGTDRRLKRLFDKESGNSLILALDHGANEGMIEGLGAIPTILEALPTSRVQGVILNKGLARHFSHLIPADICMILQMNAGTRHGSPSYNKSIVCSIQEALRLGADAVSVLVNIGNELEDRMLSDLGEITDEAHQLGIPVLATVFARGSQIVNEHDSSLIAHCIRIGAELGPDVVSVPYPNNGDAFRKAVEASPVPVLVTGGPLGQTMESTITNSLRGLESGCKGCCIGRNIFQTANPIESMEKYAEAIHKNQIKTNS
- a CDS encoding TRAP transporter small permease, whose translation is MIDKLEKFTVILCRILSWIAGISLTLMVVLACTNMVFRATWVPVKGTFELMGFFGAIVAGFSLAFSQLYRSHISVGLLFNKFPRPVQIFLDALSAFASCLFFAFCAKESAKWGMFLFDLGEVSETLGIEFYPFVFALAFGCAMMSFVLLLDLVRILSGKEPLKLV
- a CDS encoding RsmB/NOP family class I SAM-dependent RNA methyltransferase, which produces MTNNLRTFRLVCSEKDIPAVEELLRSQGFEFSPEPFYSMARRLEKEPFPLGDSLASRFGRIYIQDRSSMLPPLMLNPPAGAKVLDMCASPGSKTGILSRLVGHDGFVLASEPSKDRLALLRQNLRRVQAINSATVSYESQKLPLPANGWKYILLDPPCSGWGTINKNPKAMELWSGEKTVPLVALQRQLLAKAFELLAPGGNVVYSTCTTNVQENEEQTRFAVEELGFELVKLPHPSGFTIADPLLPEMDGVLRVDGSGGGQGFYVCGLRKPGNGEPEHPETAPLPGQLLDLKKLEYPEAIDFSALPDGEIYDFKGKAMFLNRHALNMLPPDIRWQGYPLGKISGKKFRPNPFARALLPENPAKSALVIENAEDLAKLFSGQSLPAPAKGKGPVGLYFKQLLLGFTGKKGSRFIWTEK
- a CDS encoding TRAP transporter substrate-binding protein, whose amino-acid sequence is MIKGKRFGSLFLFLLGFAVLFCSVPSLHAAEVNLSYANFPPAKTFPCVQMERWKQEVEKRTSGKVQIQTYPGSTLLGAKNTLRGVMQGQADIGCISIAYHPGVFPLCSVFELPLGFTTSTSASLALWDLFQKHQPQEFKKFKVLTMFTSAPSNLMTKTPVRSLGDLKGIELRASGILSKILDSIGATPVSMPMSETPEALQKGVVKGLFSSFDVLKDMNFAEICRYETVTNTAVYPFAVIMNKSSWDGLPDDVKKVMTDLGREQAEWTGKYMDQHVEDSLAWSKEKYGIELITMPEADMQTIKENTMPLINDWKTKAAETSIDGDAVLSEIETSRVKYDPAK
- a CDS encoding CgeB family protein, giving the protein MKEKLNVCIVGPFNLGVIALEQLGHSVFKVPHHSEIFCNLPELLKKNKFTPDIVLQVENLGRRTLIQGLDDFDCPTIFWATDPHLNLHWHNSYTKLFDQVLSTQKSIVPSFKEEGLSDVRWLPRFAYDMVSPPIADRKNDIAFVGRLSDQRPGRKWMIDFIKKLAGDRPFPVEQSLSHSDMLALYQDTKIIPNESILGEVNFRLFEGASGGCLLLTQDLGDEQASLFEPGREIDTYADVVELEEKLKLYLGNDSLIQTMGQAAHERVQSEHLPIHRVERILQYAKDTARNRVSGPDAKKWEAITVASMWESGMLDFPVSDVLSRLASLKQDQHVVVATLRIQAVVGVNSVMEDNLMSLLGGKLYENSFCLNLTCSTAALRLGNWNMAKAFWYRHLKSADLINKLPPKTPKDLLILWAKELKQRKLIFRGGFPFNARNHLPHTAIDCLIILYEADPGDSEVLRLIDVMLRSRKELDQARGSFLSSLASNSLNDWRLTFELAMTNLHSYRLDDGLNKMVLARDIAREQGQEKAFIMALKCRDKSGQISKRLRNN
- a CDS encoding TRAP transporter large permease, producing MEPITIGFVGIICLLLLIFIMRIPVGFAMGIIGFIGFAKVLNLKAAYGMLGTEVWNVFSSYGLTVIPLFILMGQICFYSGVNERLYKSAYAWMGHIRGGIAMATVLACAGFAAICGSNTATAATMSTVALPEMKKFRYNPILSTGSVAAGATLGVVIPPSVVLIIIGLQTGESIGHLFLGGVIPGILLCGLFLVTVFGMCVLHPEWGPAGPEVSFKEKLRSLPGSIEMIVLFLLVMGGLFAGWFTPTEAGAAGSAFALLISIVSRKMTFKLFVAAVTDTLKVSCMIMVVIVGAIIFGRFLAITRLPFEAAGMVAGLAIPPTVIILLICVIYVIGGMIMDALALLLITIPIFFPMVVAMGYDPIWFGVLITIVTTMGAITPPVGVTTFIVASMAEDVAIDRVFLGVSYFMFAYVGLIALLLVAPEIVTFLPRLMG